The sequence below is a genomic window from Petroclostridium xylanilyticum.
ATTGCCTTTAGGTATAAGAGAGTTTTATGGTTTGGAAACAGTGAATATTCCTGCTGTTATCACAGCCATTACTGTTGGAACACTTCCTGTACTTCTATTCTATTTCTTTGCACAAGAGAAAGTTATTAACGGATTGGTGTCTGGAGCAGTAAAAGGCTAAATGATTGCTAAGAGGATTTGTATGAACTGGATATAGTTAAGCTTTTATAAGGGGAGAGCAGAAATGATAGGAGTTAGTAATAAAGGCTTGCATTTGGATGGGAAATTATTGCCTCTCTATAGTGGTACAATTCATTATTGGAGGCTTGAAAGAAAACTTTGGAACGGTATACTGGATAATGTTATCAAAATGGGTTTTGAAATTATTGAAACCTATATTCCATGGGCTGTTCACGAGATTGAAAAAGAAAAATATGATTTTGGTGAGATAGATAAAAATAAGGATTTAGATGCTTTTTTATCTCTTTGTGAAGAGAAAGGTTTGAAGATTTTAGTCAGGCCTGGTCCGCATATTAACGCTGAAATTACATATTTTGGTTATCCGGAAAGAATATTATATGATAAAGAGATACAAGCGCTTACTAATTATAATACGCCTTGTATCTATGCAGCTTTTCACAAGCAGTTTCCTATTCCCAGCTATGCGAGTCAAAAGTTTTATGCTGAAACAGGAGAATATTTTGATGCTTTGATGCCTATTTTATTAAAGCATCAATATCCTAAAGGAGGGATTATTGCAATACAATCCGACAATGAAACGTGCTATTTTTTCAAAGATAAAGCGTACGCTGTTGACTATAATAAGGATTCTATTCAATTATATAGAGATTTCTTAAAAGATAAATATATTGATATTGAAAGTCTAAATAAATGCTATAGAAGTAAGTATAAATCTTTTAGCGAGATTGAGCCACCTAGATCTTTTAATGGAAAGACAAAAGAAGAACTGCCTTATTACTTTGATTGGATCAGGTACAAAGAATATCAAATTATGTACTCCTTAAAGAGAATAGCAAGGATGTGGAAAGATAGAGAAATCAATGTACCAGTGTTCCACAATATTGCATTCCAATATTATACGCCTGTTGATATGATTAATACAGAGGCCATGGATGAAATTGATATTGCTGGAATCGATATCTATAGAAATAAAGAAGATTATAATCCTCTAAAGATTACTGCAAAATATCTGTCTGGTTCCAGCATATTGCCTTTTATACCTGAGTTTGGTTCTGGGGCATGGTATGATTTTGGAAAGACATTTACCCCTGAGGATGAGGAGTTTACTACACTTTATACTTTTATGCACGGCATTAAAGCGATTAATTACTATATGATCGTTGAAAGAGAACGATGGCAAGGGTCGCCTATTACTAGGGATAATCGAGTAAGAGAAGGATACTTTAATTTTTATAAAAAGTTCAATGAATTTTTGAAAGAATATCGGTTTAATGAAATGGATAAGTCCAGGAAGGTGCTGGTTTTAAGGAATTATGATAAATCACGTTTTCATTCGCTCTATTCTATGTTGGATTTTGTCCTTATGAATATCCCTTATAAGTTATCCAAACCAAGCGTGGATTTAAGTTTCAAATATATTAATACAGATGTAGACCATTGGAAACGGGATGAATGGGTGGATGAAGTGAGCAAAGCCCTTGATGAGATGGGCTTTGATTATGACTATTCGGATACACATTTGCCTCTTCAAAAGATGAAAAAATATGAAGTAATATTTGCTTCTACATATGATTTTATGGATAGAGATGAACAAGAAAAATTGATTCAATATGTTGAAGATGGCGGTCACTTGATTATTGGCCCTGGAGTTCCTTACATAGATACCAATATGGATTCTTGCACAGTCTTATTGGATTTTATTAACTTTAATAGAGAAGAATTAAAAGGAAGCGTTACCTTGATAGAACATCCAGCTGAATCTGAAAAATATTTAAATAAAATTGGATTGAACAAAGAATTTGATGTTTCACAAAAAGAAGTAGAATTGGTAGTGTATGAAGGGAATGGTAGGAAACTACTGTTCATGGCTAATCCTACTAATAATAATTTCTATGATGTGACTCTTTTGTTTAATGGGGATAAAGTGTTAAAAGCGGTCTTAAATGCTTCTGATGTTTTTGGTAAGGGCGCAGTAAGTATATCAATAGCCCCATATAAGGTGATGGTATGGGAGGTGCAGAGATGATTTATAAAGATATTCAAATGGTAGACTTTGAACCATATAGATGGAGAAATTTAGGAGAGGTCTTAGATTTAGGAAAGTACCCACGGACTACTCTTTATATTCTTCATGAAAATGGAACTATTCTAAATGCATATGATACAGTCAGGGGAATTATAAAAAATATTAAAAGTCCAATATCCAATGAAGCTCAACTGGTACAAGAACTATTTGAGCAATATAAGGATTTGCAAGAGATACATATCTACGATAAACAAAGTCTTGAGAATTTCAATATTCAAGCACAAAAATCAGCTTATCCTGATTTGGATGGTGATGAATATAGAAATTTTGTAAGAAAATTATTAAAAAACTATAAAGGGTTAAATATTTATTCCAAGAACCGCGAACCCAAAAAAGATTTCTATGATGATATGGTGTATTTCGTAGAAAATCAATTACCTGATAAAAGTGTTGTTTTTATAGGCATATTTAAAGATAATGCATTATTCTTTGAGGTTATATGGGGACTTAATAAGGGAAAAGCTGAATTAGTTACCACATTGGATGTTCTTCATCAGTATAATCTAGAAACCGTTACTATGACTAATATAGATACTATTACGCAGCTTTTAAGAGATCATTTTCAAATGCCTGCCTACACAGTATTTATTGATTATCAAGCCTATGAAAGATTGTTTACTGAATGGGATAAAGAGGCTTTTATTATGAAGGCGATTGCACAAGATAAGATTAAATATAGAGTAACAGATGACATAAATCCAAATATTATCCCTACGTTTATTCCTGGATTTATAGATATATTTAGAAGATTAACCTATAACAGTTAGTCGAAGGGTTTTTTATTGTTTATAAATTCTTATGTAGATTTTATATTGTTAAATGATTTGAAAATTGATTCGAATTGATTCAGCACCATTATGAGCAAAAAGAACTTGAAATGAATGAAAATGAGACAATGAGACCTGTAAAAAGAGCAGTATTAGAGTCAAGTGTTTAAACAACTAAAAGATGCAATTATAAGAGAAATATCTGGTAAGAACTATCACAAAATTATCATAGAAAAAGTATAGTATTACTTATAATACAACTTATATTTTATAACTTACAGAATATGAGCAGGTTAACAAGTAATGTAATTTTTAAAGGAGGTTTAAGTATAATGAAAGCAGTAGTAAAGTATGATAACGTTGACGGGGCAACAGAATTAAGAGAGGTACCTATTCCTGAAATAGGGCCGGATGATGTACTGGTAAAAGTAGCATATATCGGGATATGTGGCAGCGACCCACATATGCATCATAATAAGGTAACTTATAAGGTTAATGTCCCGTTAATTCTGGGACATGAATTTTCGGGAACTATAGAAAAGATAGGTGAAAACGTAAAAGGTTATCAGATTGGTGATAGGGTAACGGCAGAAACCCATGCAGACTATTGTGGCAAATGTATCCTGTGCCGTACAAACAATTACCATGTATGTCGGGAACGAAAAGGATACGGATTTCAAACAGATGGTGCCTTTGCAAAATATGTTAGAGTACCAAGCAGGATACTCCACAAGGTACCTGAGAATGTAAGCCTTAAAGAAGCTTGCCTTACGGAGCCACTATGCGTGGCATACAGTTCGTTAGTAAAGCACTCAAATATGAAGCCGGGAGATTTGGTAGTGATTATTGGTCCCGGTCCTATCGGTTTACTCTGTACAAAGGTTGCAAGCTTAATAGGTGCTTCGGATATCATTGTAATAGGAACTGACGGAGACGAAGGAAGACTGGAAAAAGCAAAAGAACTTGGCGCCACTCTAACAATCAGTAGTTCTAAAGAAAATCCTGTCCCGATTATTATGGGGATGAGGGATGGATATGGTGCCGATATCGTTGTAGATACGGCTGGCTTTTCTCCTACTCTTAAACTATCCATGGACGTGGTAAGACCCTGCGGCCAAATCAATAAAATAGGCTGGGGACCAAAGCCGGTTGATTTCTCATTAGACCCATTAATCTCAAAGGCTGTAACAGTAAATTTTACTTTCAGTCACAACTGGGATATATGGGAACAGTGCCTGGTGCTCATGAATAAAAAAGCTGTGGACCTTAACCAACTCATTACCCATGAACTTCCTTTGGACAAATGGCAGGAAGGCTTTGAATTAATTGAATCTAAAAAAGGGCTAAAAGTAGTACTAACACCAATTGATTAAAACATAGCAAACCACATCATGGAACTTCGAGAGCAGGCGTCTTCAATAGAGTAATCAATAAACATTTTTTTGCTACAGTGCTCTATAGAAGTCTTGGTTTTAAATTTATCCTTGAAAGCTTGGGAATTACGAGATATAGGTGTAAACATTCTTAGGGTCATAGTCAGATTAATACAAATGTTTTTGCTAATATAATTAAATTATAGTAAAATTTGTAGATTAATTACTGGAAATTTTAATGGTAAGGTAGATGTAAAAAGTAGGGGTGAAGCAAAAATGCTACACCTTGAAATATACAATTTTAAAGTTCTTGGATTTTTCGAGAGCGTACTTTTATTCTAAAAGGGGTGTCATAAGATGGATTTGCTTCAAGTAAAGGGAAACAAAATTATTGATTCAAATGGAAAGCCTGTCCAATTAAGGGGTACATGTGTAGGCGGCTGGATGAACATGGAGAATTTTATTAATGGATATCCTGGTACGGAAACAGGTATACGTCAAGCTGTTGCTAAAGTACTTGGAAAAGAAAAAGGAGAGTTTCTTTTTGACCGCATGTTGGATTATTTCTTTAATGAAAATGACATTAAGTTTTTAAAAGACTGCGGTGCAAATGTAGTTCGACTCCCGTTAAATTATCGTCATTTTGAAGATGATCAAAAACCTTTTGTATATAAAGAAAAAGGATTTGAACGTCTGAATAAAGTGCTTAATTGGTGTGAAAAACATGGCATTTATGCAATTCTTGATATGCATGCAGTTCAGGGGTGGCATAACGCTCATTGGCATAGTGACAATAGTAGAGGTATTAGTCTCTTCTGGAGTAATGTTCACTTTCAAGATCGTTTCGTGGCACTTTGGGAAGAATTTGCCCGCCGTTACAAAGACAGAGCAGTCGTTGCAGGGTATAATATTATGAATGAACCTTGTGTAAATGTTCCGGATGGTGATTATCCTTATACTTTTTATGAGAATTATACTCCTGACTGGGACTGTATGAATCGCATATATCGCCGTGTTGTAGGTGCTATACGAACAATCGATCCTGATCACATTATTTTTATAGAAGGAGATAACTATTCTCATAATTTTAATGGATTAGAGGCTCCGTTTGCAAAAAATCTGGTGTACAGCAGTCATAACTACAATGTAGCCGGCTTTGGCCCCGGCGCTTATCCAGGTGAATTCAAGACTCATAGAATTGACAGGTACCATGAGAATGGGTATTGGGATAGAAATAAACAGGTAGAAGAATACAAACATCATGAAGGTACTAGATATGCAGAAAAGTATAATGTGCCTTTATGGATAGGAGAATTCGGATCTCAATATAACGGACCTGTTGAGGAAATTCCGTATCGGTTGCGTGCGATGGATGATCAGATTGATGTTTTTGAAGAATTTAGTGCTCACTGGACTACATGGACTTATAAAGATGTTGGAGTAATGGGCTGGGTAATGCTTGACCCTGAATCTGAATACATGAAACTTATCGCTCCAATTCAGGAAAAAAAGAAGATACTTGGCGCTGAAAACTTTACATATAGATATGCCACTCCACCAGCTAAAAAGATGGTTTCTGACCTTGCGACTCTAATAGAGGAGACATTAGGGGACCCGAACATAAACCATACAACTAATACTATATGCCTTAGTCAAGCTGCACTGACGGGGTATGCTGCAGCGTTATTGCAACCTGTATATGCAAATTTATTTAAAGATATGTCAGAAGAACAAATTGATAAGATAATGCAGTCCTTCGACATTCAGAACTGTAAGATTAATGAGGGCTTGGTCGAAGTACTCAAAAAGCACATGAATAAGAAATAAGTAAATTACATCTGGTACCATCCCAAGGTTCATATTGAAGTTACGTTGGCCGTATTGTTGAAACCGGTAAAAATATACATGTTGAAAAGTTAGAATGTATAGATAAAAAGCTGTAGTATTAAGTAACTACAGCTTTTACTTATATGCACAGATTTCTTCAATGTCCTTTAATTCAAGGGATTTTGTCTTAATTACTGTTTGTCCGATAAAATCATTTATGAATAGAACATATTTAAAAGTAGAAACCTTATCATGCTCTTCTTGAAAATGACCATTAAATACCCGTTGAATAAGTTTTGGATCAAACTGCTGTTCATAAGGTACATATATTTGGCAGCCTATTTGAAGTAAAGGTGTTAAAAAGTCTTTATCATCAAAATGCTGCTTAAGGCCGAAGGTAATTATTTGGTGCACTTCCTGCCTTTTTTCAGATTGAAGCGGGATGCCTAGAATATTTGGACCGGCATTACTGGCTTTAAAAGTCCTATATTCAAAGTCAATTGCCAAGGCACTTAATGTATTTCTGAATTGATCTATACTGTTTTTAACTTCTAACTGGGTATTAAAGCATAACGAAGTATCTATATGAACAATAATGCTGTCATATTTAAGTATATTTTGGAGTATGTTTACACCAATTGGGACAATACTTCCCTTTTTTTTAGGGTAAATAATAGTGAAATTCTTTATTGAATCATTAATAGAAGTATTAATTTTAAGTTCACTGTTTAAAAAATCCAAGAGTCCCATGACATTCCTCCCGAAAATGTATTTTACACAATTACTTTAGATTGTGCTTTTATTATATCATATTCTCACCATAATACAATGCCGTTATTTCATCCTATATTTAGGTTGGGGTCTGCCTGGTTTGAAACACTCGGTTTTTATGTCACTGATAACAACATTTATTTCAGTGCAAAGTTCCCTTAGAGTATCCTCGACAAGAGGTTTAAGCTTTTCCGGTTCTATATTGATGCGGGCATTAATGATTAAATTAGCCTGGTTTATACTTTTTTTCATTGTTCTGTTAAAATCAACGTTATCAAAAATACTTGTTAAACTTGCCTTTGCCCAGTCATCTTCAGCAATACCGTAAATTTTCAAATGAGCAATTTCAATATTCTGTTGTTTCAGCTTTTCTCTTAGATTTTCCATCAGGTTTTTGATAAAAGCATTCATATCAATAAATTGATGGGTATTTAACAAAACGGAACTGTTTAGCCATCCTAGATATTCTTCTGCCGCAGCATAGGTCTCATAATCTATATCTAAAGTGTTTTTCATTGATGACTGTCTTTTGATGACCATCGCTGCCCATTTATCGATATCTACATTTTCTTTGGCTGAAACAGTCAAAACATCTACACCTTTAAATTCCTGTTTTAGGAAAGCGCATATAGAACTTATCTCATCTTGAGAAAGCGTATCAATTTTGTTAAGGATGATAAGGTCAGCTTCTTCCAACTGCTTACGAAATAAGTAGTTAATCTCATTGGAAAAGAGGGATGAGTTTTTTTCTATCATCAATTTTTTTACCCTTTTGGGGTCCACAACAATGGATAGGGGGCTAAGGGTGAACTGCCGGGTATAGCTCAATTGTAAGGGTTTAAAAATAGTAGCAATAAGGTCAGTACAGCTGCCTACGGGTTCTGCAAGTATGATATCCGGCATTTCGTTTTCAGCAAGCTGGTTAACTTTTTGGGTAAATTCGTCAAAATTACAGCAAAAGCAGCCGCCGGTAACTTCAAGGACAGGCAGCCCCTCCTTGGCCAAAAAATTTGTGTCAACCAGCTGGCTGCCTTGGTCATTGGTCACAATACCGATTTTTTTCTCTATGCTTAAAAGGTACTTTGCCATGTTTAGTATAGAAGTAGTTTTACCGGCTCCTAAAAAACCGCCAATTACGACAAGGTTTGTTTTTATCACCTATTATGCACCTCCGGTTTGAATCATTGAAATTAACTGCTGCTTTGAAGGGAGTGAACCTGCAGTAACCTGTTCGTCATTTATAAGGATGGCTGGAAATTTTTCAACTTCCAGCCCTTTGACTAAATGAGCTTGTTTTGGGTGTTCCAGCTCAATGATTTCAACTTCTACGTTATTATATTCTTTTTGTATCTTTGCAAGGATTTCTTTAATCAGCCCGTCTATGATTATACAAGCAGTACATGGTTCTTTAAGGGAAACCACTTTTACATTTACTTTTTGATGTACCATGCTTGTACCCTCCTAATAAACCATTAGAGTTTGAACTATAGATTCTTGGCATCCACAGCTTCTTGTATGCTCTTTTTCAATTGCTCAACATCAGGAATAATACTTACATATTTAATTACACCATCAATACAGATGGTTGGAATATTTTGAACACCAAGCTGTAACATACAAACAACTGCTTCTTTTTGTTTTACCTTGTGTTCTATATACCTTACTTTATCTCCAAAACCTGCAGCAGCAGCCCTCACAGCTTCCATCATATACTGGCAGGGGGCACAGGATTCAGAATCCAGGGTGATAACATCAATAATAACCTGTTTTTCCTTAGCGTAGTCGGGAAGCTTTACTTCTATACCTTCCAGGACATTGGTATATTCAAGGAATTCTGCAACTTCTCCATGAACAAGGCTGGTTATTGCTTTTACATTTTCTACCGGAGTTGCAAAAGGCATATCACATCCTGGAGAAAGAATATAACCTTTAGTACCACCGATTGCCATACAATTTTTGGCATCATTAATATTATCTACTGGGGTACCGAAAAGCATGGTAACAGTAAGTTTGATGTTACCCCCAAAAGAAACGCCGTATTTTTGGCAGACTTCTTTTACATATTCCAAAGGAATATTTTCATCAATGGATACATTATGGGGTTTGCATTTACACATTTCTTCAATATTATTCTTAGCATTACCGCATACAAAGAATGAGCAGCCTTTATCCCTAGATTTAACATAATCAAATATAGCAGTAGCGTAGGGAGATACAAACTCTGCAAAATTATCCGGCGAAATCTGAGAAGTCATTGGGTCGACAACAGCTATAATATCTACACCGGCATCCAGATACATCCTGGATGTATTAATACACACCTTTTTACAGAATTGCATTAATTTATGGACGTTTTCAGGTTCATCAATCATTTCATAGAATATATCGGTACCCATTAAGTGGAGGGCTAATGTGAAAGGTCCGGTTATAAGTCCATATATGGCGATTTTATCGCCTAATTCTTTACAAATCCTTCGTGTTGCATCCAGTACAACTGGAAATCTTCCATCCTGTTCACCAGGAATTTTTAAATCTTCTAACTTCTTACCCTGTTCCAGGGGGTGAGTTGTAACAGATGGGGGATTGGTTTCAGCATATTTTAATTCGCATCCCATTGCTTCTGCTTCAACCTGCAAATCAAATAAAGCCGGCAGTCCATCCGGACGGTAAAGTTCATAGGCTTTTAATACTCCCTTTACAATATTGTCACTGCTTTTAAAAAAATCTTCTGCGCTTACACCAATTAAAGACGCGGCGTGGCAGCCGACAAAAGGCACCCAGGGAGCGCGCTCAACCCCTTTATTATAAAGTGCATCTAAAACTAACTGCTTTGAATTCATAACATGTTCCTCCTTCATAACTTATAAATTCTTTATTAAATATTACTCTATTTCAGATACAAGTTATATAAATCAATTTTGAAATGTTGTACTTTTTTATGAAATATATCGATAACCAATATCAAAATTATAAATAAATTAATGTAGTTATCGATGAAATTAACCAACTTTAAAACTAAATGTTTAATCTTAAAGTTGGTTAATTATAATATGGGATAAAACACGACTTGTATATGAAAGTGAAAAAGTACAAAAAAGATAAATATTTTTCAATACCTTATGCTGCTAAAGTAGTACTATAAGAGTGTAATTCAATATCGTCCATTTACATAAAGAATTGATTTTGATAATATATATGTATATATATACTGTATATACTGGAAAGAGTGATAAAATGGGGGTAAATAAAGAACGAGATGATGTTGGATTTGATCTGGACAGGGCAAAAAGCTGCGCTCGTATCTATAGTCATTCAGTTGGTGTTGAATGTTTTATAATTGATACCTATGGAAATTTACTATATGATACGAACAATGACCAAAGCTTTTGTAAGTTTTGTAGGAAGGTACAGGGAGTTCTAAACCGGCAGCAGTCCTGTAAAAATGTCCATTTATATGGGAGTTACCAGGCTGAGAGGTTTGGTGGAAAATATGTATTCTTCTGTCCGATGGGCCTTGTCCATTGGGCTTCCCCTATTACAAGCGATGGCATGATGAAAGGTGCAATTTTAGGTGGTCCTGCTTTGATGGTAGATCCTGAAGAATTTTTAATGGATGATATCATCAGAAAGAATAACATTGAAGAGGAATATGTAGAGCAGTTAAGGCAGTATGTTGATGAGGTCCCGATTATACAACCTGATAAAGTAAACAGTTTGGCCGAGACGCTTTTTATATTTGCCACTCATATTTCTGATGTTCAGCCATCCCAGTACCTTGAAGAAAGGGAATACCTTGAACAGCAGTCAGATATATCAGAGTATATACATTATATTAAAACAATGGGCGGGAGTGAGAGTGGGTTACGAAGTTATCCGCTTGAAAAGGAAAAAGAATTATTATCCCTTATATCACTTGGAGATAAAACGGGCTCACAAAAAATACTGAATGAAATATTTGGTCACATATTTTTTTCTACCGGAGGGAATTTTGAAATTATAAAAGCCAGGGTCCTTGAGCTGGTTGTTCTACTATCCAGGGCTGCCTTGGAAGGTGGTGCTGATGTAGAACAGATATTCGGTCTGAACTATAAATATCTAAATCAGATACATGCCTTTAAGACGGTGGAAGAATTAACTTTTTGGCTGTCCAAAATTATGATACGGTTTACGGATTGCGTATTTAATCTTACTGATGTAAAGCATGTGGATGTAATTTACAAGGCAATAGATTATGTAAAAAGAAACTATATGAAAAAGATCACTTTAGAAGAAGTCGCTTCCCACGTTTATTTAAGCGTTTCATATTTTAGCAAAATATTTAAAGACGAGATGAAATGTAACTTTAATGTATACTTGAATAACGTAAGAATAGAAATGAGTAAGAAATTGTTAATGGATGATTCTGTTTCCCTGGTGGATATATCAAATCTGGTAGGGTATGAAGACCAAAGTTATTTTTCAAAAGTATTTAAGAAAATAGTTGGAGTCAGCCCAGGAAAGTTCAGAGAGTCCAGGGGACAAAATATAAAAAGCCTGCAGAATAATAGTTGATTATAGCCGTATAGGCTAATTAGATAAAAATGACAAGGGGGAATATGCGTGAGTATTTTAAATGAGATTTCTCAATACTTACAGCAAGGAAGAGCAAAAAATGTTAAGGAACTGGTTCAAA
It includes:
- a CDS encoding PocR ligand-binding domain-containing protein, which produces MGVNKERDDVGFDLDRAKSCARIYSHSVGVECFIIDTYGNLLYDTNNDQSFCKFCRKVQGVLNRQQSCKNVHLYGSYQAERFGGKYVFFCPMGLVHWASPITSDGMMKGAILGGPALMVDPEEFLMDDIIRKNNIEEEYVEQLRQYVDEVPIIQPDKVNSLAETLFIFATHISDVQPSQYLEEREYLEQQSDISEYIHYIKTMGGSESGLRSYPLEKEKELLSLISLGDKTGSQKILNEIFGHIFFSTGGNFEIIKARVLELVVLLSRAALEGGADVEQIFGLNYKYLNQIHAFKTVEELTFWLSKIMIRFTDCVFNLTDVKHVDVIYKAIDYVKRNYMKKITLEEVASHVYLSVSYFSKIFKDEMKCNFNVYLNNVRIEMSKKLLMDDSVSLVDISNLVGYEDQSYFSKVFKKIVGVSPGKFRESRGQNIKSLQNNS
- a CDS encoding uroporphyrinogen decarboxylase family protein yields the protein MNSKQLVLDALYNKGVERAPWVPFVGCHAASLIGVSAEDFFKSSDNIVKGVLKAYELYRPDGLPALFDLQVEAEAMGCELKYAETNPPSVTTHPLEQGKKLEDLKIPGEQDGRFPVVLDATRRICKELGDKIAIYGLITGPFTLALHLMGTDIFYEMIDEPENVHKLMQFCKKVCINTSRMYLDAGVDIIAVVDPMTSQISPDNFAEFVSPYATAIFDYVKSRDKGCSFFVCGNAKNNIEEMCKCKPHNVSIDENIPLEYVKEVCQKYGVSFGGNIKLTVTMLFGTPVDNINDAKNCMAIGGTKGYILSPGCDMPFATPVENVKAITSLVHGEVAEFLEYTNVLEGIEVKLPDYAKEKQVIIDVITLDSESCAPCQYMMEAVRAAAAGFGDKVRYIEHKVKQKEAVVCMLQLGVQNIPTICIDGVIKYVSIIPDVEQLKKSIQEAVDAKNL
- a CDS encoding zinc-binding dehydrogenase encodes the protein MKAVVKYDNVDGATELREVPIPEIGPDDVLVKVAYIGICGSDPHMHHNKVTYKVNVPLILGHEFSGTIEKIGENVKGYQIGDRVTAETHADYCGKCILCRTNNYHVCRERKGYGFQTDGAFAKYVRVPSRILHKVPENVSLKEACLTEPLCVAYSSLVKHSNMKPGDLVVIIGPGPIGLLCTKVASLIGASDIIVIGTDGDEGRLEKAKELGATLTISSSKENPVPIIMGMRDGYGADIVVDTAGFSPTLKLSMDVVRPCGQINKIGWGPKPVDFSLDPLISKAVTVNFTFSHNWDIWEQCLVLMNKKAVDLNQLITHELPLDKWQEGFELIESKKGLKVVLTPID
- a CDS encoding GTP-binding protein; this encodes MIKTNLVVIGGFLGAGKTTSILNMAKYLLSIEKKIGIVTNDQGSQLVDTNFLAKEGLPVLEVTGGCFCCNFDEFTQKVNQLAENEMPDIILAEPVGSCTDLIATIFKPLQLSYTRQFTLSPLSIVVDPKRVKKLMIEKNSSLFSNEINYLFRKQLEEADLIILNKIDTLSQDEISSICAFLKQEFKGVDVLTVSAKENVDIDKWAAMVIKRQSSMKNTLDIDYETYAAAEEYLGWLNSSVLLNTHQFIDMNAFIKNLMENLREKLKQQNIEIAHLKIYGIAEDDWAKASLTSIFDNVDFNRTMKKSINQANLIINARINIEPEKLKPLVEDTLRELCTEINVVISDIKTECFKPGRPQPKYRMK
- a CDS encoding thioredoxin family protein — translated: MVHQKVNVKVVSLKEPCTACIIIDGLIKEILAKIQKEYNNVEVEIIELEHPKQAHLVKGLEVEKFPAILINDEQVTAGSLPSKQQLISMIQTGGA
- a CDS encoding glycoside hydrolase family 5 protein, whose product is MDLLQVKGNKIIDSNGKPVQLRGTCVGGWMNMENFINGYPGTETGIRQAVAKVLGKEKGEFLFDRMLDYFFNENDIKFLKDCGANVVRLPLNYRHFEDDQKPFVYKEKGFERLNKVLNWCEKHGIYAILDMHAVQGWHNAHWHSDNSRGISLFWSNVHFQDRFVALWEEFARRYKDRAVVAGYNIMNEPCVNVPDGDYPYTFYENYTPDWDCMNRIYRRVVGAIRTIDPDHIIFIEGDNYSHNFNGLEAPFAKNLVYSSHNYNVAGFGPGAYPGEFKTHRIDRYHENGYWDRNKQVEEYKHHEGTRYAEKYNVPLWIGEFGSQYNGPVEEIPYRLRAMDDQIDVFEEFSAHWTTWTYKDVGVMGWVMLDPESEYMKLIAPIQEKKKILGAENFTYRYATPPAKKMVSDLATLIEETLGDPNINHTTNTICLSQAALTGYAAALLQPVYANLFKDMSEEQIDKIMQSFDIQNCKINEGLVEVLKKHMNKK
- a CDS encoding beta-galactosidase; the protein is MIGVSNKGLHLDGKLLPLYSGTIHYWRLERKLWNGILDNVIKMGFEIIETYIPWAVHEIEKEKYDFGEIDKNKDLDAFLSLCEEKGLKILVRPGPHINAEITYFGYPERILYDKEIQALTNYNTPCIYAAFHKQFPIPSYASQKFYAETGEYFDALMPILLKHQYPKGGIIAIQSDNETCYFFKDKAYAVDYNKDSIQLYRDFLKDKYIDIESLNKCYRSKYKSFSEIEPPRSFNGKTKEELPYYFDWIRYKEYQIMYSLKRIARMWKDREINVPVFHNIAFQYYTPVDMINTEAMDEIDIAGIDIYRNKEDYNPLKITAKYLSGSSILPFIPEFGSGAWYDFGKTFTPEDEEFTTLYTFMHGIKAINYYMIVERERWQGSPITRDNRVREGYFNFYKKFNEFLKEYRFNEMDKSRKVLVLRNYDKSRFHSLYSMLDFVLMNIPYKLSKPSVDLSFKYINTDVDHWKRDEWVDEVSKALDEMGFDYDYSDTHLPLQKMKKYEVIFASTYDFMDRDEQEKLIQYVEDGGHLIIGPGVPYIDTNMDSCTVLLDFINFNREELKGSVTLIEHPAESEKYLNKIGLNKEFDVSQKEVELVVYEGNGRKLLFMANPTNNNFYDVTLLFNGDKVLKAVLNASDVFGKGAVSISIAPYKVMVWEVQR